A region of Pyxidicoccus parkwaysis DNA encodes the following proteins:
- a CDS encoding YHYH domain-containing protein, with protein sequence MNRVRVAVLFVFALLATGVVWAHPGRTDSSGCHHNRRTGDYHCHGGGSYSGGWSEPVVQSTRVQVIAIPRARVWVNDTYVGMSPTRAIKVDGGHVKVRLEHAALGTHEATADISTGETTELTVRW encoded by the coding sequence ATGAACCGTGTGCGCGTGGCGGTGTTGTTTGTGTTTGCGCTCCTCGCCACCGGCGTCGTCTGGGCACACCCGGGGCGGACGGACAGCTCGGGCTGTCACCACAACCGGCGCACGGGCGACTATCACTGTCACGGAGGCGGCAGCTATTCCGGAGGGTGGAGCGAGCCGGTGGTTCAGTCCACGCGGGTCCAGGTGATTGCCATTCCGCGTGCTCGTGTCTGGGTCAACGACACGTACGTGGGCATGTCCCCGACGCGTGCCATCAAGGTGGACGGCGGACACGTGAAGGTGCGGCTCGAGCACGCCGCGCTCGGCACGCATGAGGCGACGGCGGACATCTCCACGGGGGAGACGACGGAGCTGACGGTCCGCTGGTGA
- a CDS encoding WD40 repeat domain-containing protein codes for MWRRFRQNLDPDEMPGDPLGPPLLWPDGRHIAASGFGRIFLWDLATGECSQVLKTGAIGEPSFRLSCEPVLGRVLEGHKLRDFAIWDSADWRCIQTFAGHGEPVGAAAFVAEDRILSISGDSTAQSWNAWTGERLRTLDTRPLYALAKNPANNLVAVGGDSGTVLLLDGPTLEVRASFHLPMTTARHGPLSDERKRQIGIVWNRPSNLIRALTWHPDGEHLLCGSWDFVARMVHSRTGRVVREWHGHAHWVAAVAVEPSRGLLCTGSSDGTVRVWSLHSSECLAVHDVGHADIEGLLLHDGAIYVTCRRELVVIPLPGT; via the coding sequence ATGTGGCGCCGCTTCCGCCAGAACCTCGACCCGGACGAAATGCCTGGAGATCCACTGGGGCCACCGCTGCTGTGGCCCGATGGGCGCCACATCGCGGCCAGCGGATTCGGCCGCATCTTCCTCTGGGACCTCGCGACGGGAGAGTGCTCGCAGGTGCTCAAGACTGGCGCCATCGGTGAGCCATCGTTCCGTCTGTCGTGCGAGCCGGTGCTCGGGCGCGTGCTCGAAGGACACAAGCTCCGCGACTTCGCCATCTGGGACTCGGCGGACTGGCGCTGCATCCAGACCTTCGCCGGGCACGGCGAGCCGGTCGGCGCCGCCGCGTTCGTCGCCGAGGACCGCATCCTCTCCATCAGCGGCGATAGCACCGCGCAGTCGTGGAACGCGTGGACGGGTGAGCGCCTGCGCACGCTCGACACTCGGCCGCTCTACGCGCTCGCGAAGAATCCGGCGAACAACCTCGTCGCCGTCGGCGGAGACAGTGGCACTGTGCTCCTGCTCGACGGCCCCACGCTCGAGGTCCGCGCCAGCTTCCACCTGCCGATGACGACCGCGCGACACGGTCCGCTCTCAGACGAGCGCAAGCGCCAGATTGGCATCGTGTGGAACCGCCCGAGCAACCTCATCCGCGCGTTGACCTGGCACCCCGACGGAGAACACCTGCTCTGCGGGAGCTGGGACTTCGTGGCCAGGATGGTCCACAGCCGCACCGGCCGCGTCGTGCGCGAGTGGCACGGACACGCGCACTGGGTCGCCGCCGTCGCCGTCGAGCCGTCACGAGGGCTGCTGTGCACTGGCAGCTCCGACGGCACCGTGCGCGTCTGGTCGCTCCACTCGTCCGAGTGTCTCGCCGTCCATGACGTCGGCCACGCTGATATCGAAGGCCTGCTCCTGCACGACGGCGCCATCTACGTGACGTGCCGGCGCGAGCTGGTGGTGATTCCCCTCCCCGGGACGTGA
- a CDS encoding M57 family metalloprotease — protein MDETQETLHNLKVAGFPANDIEVVDGVVIVGGDMAVSLQASREMLESDGSGQEQYRTSNLVSSDIQMITIRSSGSVSAPIVRGILDAIENYNALSLGFDFQYLPEPCELDPNCPPRPPYANIDLIINPAVPSGGGALATTQLPSGGKPGASMALSQSLATYSRDFIEHVVTHEIGHALGLRHSDFYNRAISCGGSAVNEGASGVGAILIPGTPSTATVGGSIMNSCYPANATGEFTATDITALETLY, from the coding sequence ATGGACGAGACCCAGGAGACCCTCCACAACCTCAAGGTGGCTGGCTTCCCGGCCAACGACATCGAGGTCGTGGATGGCGTCGTCATCGTGGGAGGCGACATGGCGGTGAGCCTCCAGGCCTCGCGAGAGATGCTCGAGAGCGACGGCAGCGGCCAGGAGCAGTACCGCACCAGCAACCTGGTCTCCTCCGACATCCAGATGATTACCATCAGGTCGTCGGGGTCCGTCTCGGCTCCAATCGTGAGAGGCATCCTGGATGCGATTGAAAACTACAATGCGCTGTCCCTGGGGTTCGACTTCCAGTATCTGCCCGAGCCGTGTGAGCTCGACCCGAATTGTCCGCCCCGACCGCCGTACGCGAATATCGACCTGATAATCAATCCCGCCGTTCCCAGCGGCGGCGGAGCCCTCGCCACGACCCAGCTTCCCTCGGGTGGCAAGCCGGGCGCGAGCATGGCGCTCAGCCAGTCACTCGCGACCTACTCTCGCGACTTCATCGAGCACGTCGTCACCCATGAGATTGGCCACGCGCTCGGACTGCGCCATTCGGACTTCTACAACCGTGCCATCAGTTGTGGTGGAAGCGCGGTGAACGAAGGTGCGTCCGGCGTGGGCGCAATCCTCATTCCGGGGACCCCGTCCACCGCAACGGTGGGAGGCTCCATCATGAACTCCTGCTACCCCGCGAACGCGACCGGCGAGTTCACCGCGACCGACATCACGGCCCTGGAGACTCTGTACTGA
- a CDS encoding type VI immunity family protein — MTVTLPSFRIHDSRGRVVLRDGLLFSFFMRRSHGDVAAGLWRAMQTYRTAIPAQALNGYVMPNGEWAPLDDAGWESVRDEVLQSPWPTGSEVRLQESHDEVGAYNIEYSGKWLDAPAWQGHEEAVSAAAFTLPTEFLLEHGPVHVRELALSLAAELPWSFGYVSPALISPGGLRSAARQAAQELCLRFPGLDVYNLRPTARSIGTRARGAYWLTFLGQPLLGQLGGTESLRQRLPSSVSFHPVGSERILLSLGEWPLAGETSAQDDMSPYRAVARMLEPHLYRERTPWLIDEAFEDRWLRRFL, encoded by the coding sequence GTGACAGTGACGCTTCCCTCCTTCCGCATCCACGACAGCCGGGGCCGCGTGGTACTTCGGGATGGCCTCCTCTTCTCGTTCTTCATGAGGCGCTCCCACGGAGACGTGGCCGCGGGCCTGTGGCGAGCCATGCAGACCTACCGCACCGCCATCCCCGCTCAGGCACTGAATGGGTATGTCATGCCGAATGGTGAGTGGGCGCCCCTCGACGACGCAGGCTGGGAGTCCGTCCGCGACGAAGTCCTCCAGAGTCCCTGGCCCACCGGAAGCGAAGTGCGCTTGCAGGAGAGTCACGACGAAGTCGGCGCCTACAACATCGAGTACTCAGGCAAATGGTTGGACGCCCCTGCGTGGCAGGGCCACGAAGAGGCTGTCAGCGCAGCGGCCTTCACCCTCCCCACCGAGTTCCTGCTGGAGCACGGCCCTGTCCACGTACGCGAGCTGGCGCTCTCCCTGGCGGCGGAGCTTCCCTGGAGCTTTGGCTATGTCAGCCCTGCGCTCATCTCCCCGGGCGGCCTGCGCAGCGCGGCCAGGCAAGCCGCACAGGAGCTCTGCCTCCGCTTCCCGGGGCTCGATGTCTACAACCTCCGCCCCACGGCCCGGTCCATTGGCACGCGAGCCCGAGGTGCCTACTGGCTGACCTTTCTGGGCCAACCGCTGCTGGGGCAACTGGGCGGCACCGAGTCCCTCCGCCAGCGACTTCCCTCGTCGGTTTCCTTCCACCCCGTGGGCAGCGAGCGCATCCTGCTATCGCTCGGCGAGTGGCCTCTGGCGGGTGAAACCTCCGCTCAGGACGACATGTCCCCCTATCGCGCAGTGGCCCGGATGCTCGAACCGCATCTCTATCGAGAGCGGACGCCCTGGCTCATCGATGAGGCGTTCGAGGACCGCTGGCTGCGCCGATTCCTGTGA
- a CDS encoding TetR family transcriptional regulator produces the protein MKARSTPRISSRKKPQQARSEQLVADILAAAVQVLEREGADRFTTIRVAEKAGISIGSLYQYFPNKAAILFRLQTDEWRQNGERLRGILTDSTRPPMERLREFVHAFIRSECVEARMRMALDEAAPRYREAPEAREPRVSGTLAVQAFLREVLPTVPEEKRALAGDMVMMTLNTLGKRLSEEDRTGEDIDARAGELADMFRAYLHQVAAAGPG, from the coding sequence GTGAAGGCCCGCTCAACCCCACGCATTTCCTCGCGAAAGAAGCCGCAGCAGGCCCGCTCCGAGCAGCTCGTCGCAGACATCCTCGCCGCCGCTGTTCAGGTTCTGGAGCGCGAGGGCGCGGACCGCTTCACCACCATTCGCGTCGCCGAGAAGGCGGGAATCAGCATCGGCTCGCTGTATCAATACTTCCCGAACAAGGCGGCCATCCTCTTCCGCTTGCAGACGGACGAGTGGCGGCAGAACGGCGAGCGGCTGCGCGGCATCCTCACGGATTCGACCCGGCCTCCGATGGAGCGCCTCCGGGAGTTCGTGCACGCCTTCATCCGGTCCGAGTGCGTGGAGGCCCGGATGCGGATGGCGCTCGACGAAGCGGCGCCGCGCTACCGAGAAGCCCCCGAGGCGAGGGAGCCGCGCGTGTCCGGCACGCTCGCGGTGCAGGCCTTCCTGCGCGAGGTACTCCCCACGGTGCCGGAGGAGAAACGCGCGCTCGCGGGTGACATGGTGATGATGACGCTCAACACCCTGGGGAAGCGGCTCTCGGAGGAGGACCGCACCGGAGAGGACATCGACGCTCGCGCCGGGGAGCTGGCGGACATGTTCCGTGCCTATCTCCACCAGGTCGCGGCTGCCGGGCCGGGCTGA
- a CDS encoding J domain-containing protein, with translation MSASDALVVRPGALARTQSESDEAVAEAERRLHALLEEISMLDLEVETLASEMASFSALYERELAAAFAQLERRERLVRRLQALQDELARLDAELRAPPPPEASGRKKKRKKSVRSHRTAWEDEAEGERPWTPGATLDDDVPEPLSPPPDLVSEEQNLKRLYRKLARLIHPDLARTEEERQRLHQLMIQVNLAFEKGDRTSLELFLARVDKGELTDTSLSVDERLAHVEKRSAALTQIRRSLLTDLDRLRGTSTFRLHAEWKGREELGRDYFQETLTELAEDAERTMRDALARMGRLDRAARELTTLKNSLTEAKSEGALRTFDPVLESPLVRKGAERLERQRASSDARALAQTLEEAVEQAPWEAALVLLAFFAERAGRPPDALASREGWAERYAALATAWPEAPSFEELLTRLPPPLELGLRYQGGKVRFGLQLKSVELLAGVPIALERRTVATLAQRVLAHLGPREACKGCGADVFLVHLMRTRGLDELNGLVCPACGHVAKSYFLFNWSEGQEALLPYSLKVGLVDEVVVKLAGKGIAFQLVSVSREALTVGALKQLFTDLYLKPYGIEAQHADLLVKAGSRVLKDEAPVEASVLTLGIRKADRGSLASELAEGEQELVALLRSRIERRFRPG, from the coding sequence ATGAGCGCTTCCGACGCGCTGGTGGTGCGCCCCGGCGCCCTCGCGCGCACTCAGTCTGAATCCGACGAAGCCGTCGCCGAGGCCGAGCGGCGCCTCCATGCATTGCTCGAAGAAATCTCCATGCTCGACCTGGAGGTGGAGACGCTCGCCTCGGAGATGGCCAGCTTCTCCGCGCTCTACGAACGTGAGCTGGCGGCCGCCTTCGCTCAGCTCGAGCGGCGTGAGCGCCTGGTCCGACGGCTCCAGGCGCTGCAGGACGAACTGGCGCGGCTCGACGCGGAGCTGCGCGCGCCACCGCCACCGGAGGCGTCCGGCCGCAAGAAGAAGAGGAAGAAGTCCGTGCGCTCGCACCGCACCGCCTGGGAGGACGAGGCGGAAGGCGAGCGCCCCTGGACGCCCGGAGCCACGCTCGACGACGACGTGCCCGAGCCGCTCTCGCCCCCGCCGGACCTCGTGTCCGAGGAGCAGAACCTCAAGCGGCTCTACCGCAAGCTCGCGCGGCTGATTCACCCGGACCTCGCCCGGACGGAAGAAGAGCGGCAGCGGCTCCACCAGTTGATGATTCAGGTCAACCTCGCCTTCGAGAAGGGAGACCGGACCTCGCTGGAGCTCTTCCTCGCCCGCGTGGACAAGGGCGAGCTGACCGACACGTCGCTGTCCGTGGACGAGCGGCTCGCGCATGTGGAGAAGCGCAGCGCCGCCCTGACGCAGATTCGCCGCTCGCTGCTCACGGACCTCGACCGTCTGCGGGGGACGTCCACCTTCCGCCTCCATGCCGAGTGGAAGGGGCGCGAGGAGCTGGGCCGCGACTACTTCCAGGAAACCCTCACCGAGCTCGCCGAGGACGCGGAGCGCACGATGCGCGACGCCCTGGCGCGCATGGGGCGGCTCGACAGGGCGGCCCGGGAACTGACCACCTTGAAGAACTCGCTCACCGAAGCGAAGTCCGAAGGCGCGCTGCGCACCTTCGACCCCGTCCTCGAAAGTCCCCTCGTCCGCAAGGGCGCGGAGCGCCTCGAGCGCCAGCGCGCTTCGTCCGACGCCCGCGCGCTCGCGCAGACGCTGGAGGAGGCGGTGGAGCAGGCCCCGTGGGAGGCCGCGCTGGTGTTGCTGGCCTTCTTCGCCGAGCGCGCGGGGCGCCCACCCGATGCGCTCGCGAGCCGGGAGGGCTGGGCCGAGCGCTATGCCGCCCTGGCCACGGCCTGGCCGGAGGCCCCGTCCTTCGAGGAGCTGCTCACGCGGCTGCCACCGCCGCTGGAGCTCGGGCTTCGCTACCAGGGTGGGAAGGTGCGCTTCGGGCTCCAGCTCAAGTCCGTCGAGCTGCTCGCCGGAGTGCCCATCGCGCTGGAGCGCCGCACCGTCGCGACGCTGGCGCAGCGGGTGCTCGCGCACCTCGGCCCTCGCGAGGCGTGCAAGGGCTGCGGCGCGGACGTCTTCCTCGTCCACCTGATGCGTACGCGCGGCCTGGACGAGCTGAACGGGCTGGTGTGCCCGGCCTGCGGCCACGTCGCGAAGAGCTACTTCCTCTTCAACTGGTCCGAGGGCCAGGAGGCGCTGCTGCCCTACTCGCTGAAGGTGGGCCTCGTCGACGAGGTGGTGGTGAAGCTCGCGGGCAAGGGCATTGCCTTCCAGCTCGTGTCCGTGTCGCGCGAGGCGCTGACCGTGGGGGCGCTCAAGCAGCTCTTCACGGACCTGTACCTCAAGCCATACGGCATCGAGGCGCAGCACGCGGACCTGTTGGTGAAGGCGGGCTCGCGCGTGCTGAAGGACGAGGCCCCGGTCGAGGCGTCCGTGCTGACGCTCGGCATCCGCAAGGCGGACCGGGGCTCGCTCGCGTCCGAGCTGGCCGAGGGCGAGCAGGAGCTGGTGGCGCTGCTGCGCTCGCGAATCGAGCGCCGCTTCCGGCCGGGGTAG
- a CDS encoding nuclear transport factor 2 family protein, which translates to MESPSEVVKAYFDAWVAKDESKLRGTLAPRVSFVGALGTAEGAEACVKGLVNGMWKVSPRVSVLHRFVDGNDVLTWFEIFPHDGAPVPVANWSHVENGRISHIRVTFDPRPLLEKR; encoded by the coding sequence ATGGAGAGTCCCTCGGAAGTGGTGAAGGCGTACTTCGATGCATGGGTGGCGAAGGATGAGTCGAAGCTGCGCGGCACGTTGGCGCCCAGGGTGAGCTTCGTCGGCGCGCTCGGCACGGCGGAGGGCGCGGAGGCGTGCGTGAAGGGGCTCGTCAACGGCATGTGGAAGGTGTCGCCCCGCGTGTCGGTGCTGCACCGCTTCGTGGACGGCAACGACGTGCTCACCTGGTTCGAGATATTCCCCCATGACGGCGCGCCCGTTCCCGTGGCGAACTGGAGCCACGTCGAGAACGGACGCATCTCCCACATCCGCGTCACCTTCGACCCGAGGCCTCTCCTGGAGAAGCGCTGA
- a CDS encoding VOC family protein, producing MIDHTGIGVADVTRSAAFYDAALGALGLRRVMQLPENDGADGVGYGVEHPVFWIDRFHPHGVKQHTAFKARSRAEVDAFHAAALKAGGTDNGPPGLRGTAQGYPRGYYAAFVLDPDGNNMEAVFREP from the coding sequence ATGATCGACCACACGGGTATCGGGGTTGCGGATGTTACACGCTCCGCAGCGTTCTACGACGCGGCACTGGGCGCGCTGGGCCTGCGCCGGGTCATGCAGCTCCCCGAGAATGACGGCGCGGATGGCGTTGGCTACGGCGTCGAACATCCGGTCTTCTGGATTGACCGCTTCCATCCGCACGGCGTGAAGCAGCACACGGCCTTCAAGGCCCGGAGCCGGGCCGAGGTCGACGCCTTCCACGCTGCGGCGCTGAAGGCCGGCGGGACGGACAACGGCCCGCCCGGCCTCCGCGGCACCGCGCAGGGTTACCCGCGGGGCTACTACGCCGCCTTCGTGCTGGACCCGGACGGCAACAACATGGAGGCGGTCTTCCGCGAGCCGTAG
- a CDS encoding GrpB family protein, with protein sequence MSSGEEDTRKTTTEEELRAATLGELKPLTRPIVVSDYDPAWPALFEREAARVRATLGERVKCLEHVGSTSVPGLPAKPVIDLVLTVADSADEASYVPMMEAAGYVLRIREPHWFEHRLFKGPDTDINLHVFTEGCTEVGQMLLFRDWLRTHPEDLELYATTKRELAKREWKYVQNYADAKTDVVRQILARARAASG encoded by the coding sequence ATGAGCTCGGGTGAAGAGGACACGCGGAAGACGACGACGGAGGAGGAGCTGCGCGCCGCGACGCTCGGCGAGCTGAAGCCGCTGACGCGCCCGATTGTCGTGAGCGACTACGACCCCGCGTGGCCCGCGTTGTTCGAGCGCGAAGCCGCGAGAGTCCGTGCGACGCTGGGCGAGCGGGTGAAGTGCCTGGAGCACGTGGGCTCGACGTCGGTGCCCGGGCTTCCCGCGAAGCCGGTCATCGACCTGGTGCTCACCGTGGCGGACTCGGCGGACGAGGCGAGCTATGTGCCGATGATGGAAGCGGCCGGGTACGTGCTCCGCATCCGCGAGCCCCACTGGTTCGAGCATCGGCTGTTCAAGGGGCCCGACACGGACATCAACCTGCACGTGTTCACGGAGGGCTGTACCGAGGTCGGCCAGATGCTCCTCTTCCGCGACTGGCTGCGCACCCATCCCGAGGACCTGGAGCTCTACGCCACCACGAAGCGCGAGCTCGCGAAGCGGGAGTGGAAGTACGTGCAGAACTACGCCGACGCGAAGACGGACGTCGTGCGGCAGATACTGGCGAGGGCCCGCGCCGCAAGCGGGTGA
- a CDS encoding O-methyltransferase, with protein MNTLSTAPLAPLLQRLFAQAEHTSSASIQLFSQMPEDERARLRSSKTDYLNFYAMLKDDALAVSRETGTLLYMLARSCRARAIVEFGTSFGISTLHLAAALRDNGGGRLITSEFEPSKVARARENLAAGGLADLVELREGDALQTLATGLPEQVDLLLLDGAKALYPDILALVEGRLRPGAWVLADNADWSPEYLERVRSPRHGYLSVPFASEVELSMRLG; from the coding sequence ATGAATACACTTTCCACCGCCCCTCTCGCCCCGCTGCTCCAGCGCTTGTTCGCGCAGGCGGAGCACACCTCGTCCGCGAGCATCCAGCTCTTCTCCCAGATGCCGGAAGACGAGCGTGCCCGGCTCCGGTCGAGCAAGACCGACTACCTGAACTTCTACGCGATGCTGAAGGACGACGCGCTCGCCGTCTCCCGCGAGACGGGCACGCTGCTCTACATGCTGGCGCGCTCCTGCCGCGCACGGGCCATCGTGGAGTTCGGCACCTCGTTCGGCATCTCCACGCTGCACCTGGCCGCGGCGCTCCGCGACAACGGCGGCGGCAGGCTGATTACGAGCGAGTTCGAGCCGTCCAAGGTCGCCCGTGCGCGGGAGAACCTCGCGGCGGGAGGGCTCGCGGACCTCGTGGAGCTTCGCGAGGGCGACGCGCTCCAGACGCTCGCCACGGGCTTGCCCGAGCAGGTGGACCTGTTGCTGCTCGACGGCGCCAAGGCCCTCTATCCGGACATCCTCGCGCTCGTCGAAGGCCGGCTGCGGCCGGGGGCCTGGGTGCTCGCGGACAATGCGGATTGGAGCCCGGAGTACCTGGAGCGCGTCCGCTCGCCCCGGCACGGCTATCTGTCCGTGCCGTTCGCGAGCGAGGTGGAACTGTCGATGCGCCTCGGCTGA
- a CDS encoding DnaJ-like cysteine-rich domain-containing protein, whose protein sequence is MHAEEMEQKARTAAVRWARWRLGPLGFRELITRVDLETLRYGRLITRYAVRKGVWKEEAFTGGANALGRMMALEALDLWSGTPEELAARTSHTVGCGTCAGSGQVTCPTCEGTLRASCSGCGGSGRRMSRARKNYRMVTCQECRGNGTKKCVRCSKGWVGCSTCGGSGRMRRWLKVTTSEHTQVGVWPEDERLRGHPGLLRGSPKALQWRGARTLETRKHDGPLPESQLGPEAEAAGFPAMRASLEPRLEPLRARVLSQTLEVFEAPSATVHYAFAGRPGFIKLLGSDFRATPARDSRPFIHRTGWLLGVFFLAYLGAGFLLKAFADRNEFYRHHSSRGLVELASLGLISGLCLMTASWLRRRRADGSKLAMRWHDRLGPGIAGLCALIFLGCFAFVGPSVRELTRLTASGALEEAELHASALHAEGETSAEFVEARNAFIKARIQGMKNREAVDFLTFFVNMKDGAQPLEAERQRLREAWVLSALSQGNEDDVERELTVLASEGAPESTVKELRARLENQRLQQGKALLEKGEAEEALRALQRIREPGLASEPPGPLVSHAYLLRARGCPEQQLQCRAQALKLAVEADPGEAARVELASFRSGEAARLKQVAHADGSLGSSLRALHDAEAEAGVLLSTLEGDAELTEARNELLQRREALLRNRTSLGEPVEVAQELLGPSGLEEKHSGVFAMREVPAGTLVHLFVSQGVTRGIHVTAVEHGREALSAEALQQVARRLTGQVFAAKDLTRTGTGVAHVPVRLGPHSALLGWHGGALVEALIGKVEP, encoded by the coding sequence ATGCACGCGGAGGAGATGGAGCAGAAGGCCAGGACCGCGGCCGTGCGGTGGGCGCGCTGGCGGCTGGGGCCCCTGGGCTTCCGTGAGCTCATCACCCGGGTGGACCTGGAGACGCTGCGCTACGGGCGCCTCATCACCCGCTACGCGGTCCGCAAGGGCGTCTGGAAGGAGGAGGCCTTCACGGGCGGAGCGAACGCGCTCGGCCGCATGATGGCGCTCGAAGCCCTGGACCTCTGGAGCGGCACTCCCGAGGAGCTGGCGGCGCGGACCTCGCACACGGTGGGTTGCGGAACGTGTGCCGGCAGTGGCCAGGTGACGTGCCCCACCTGTGAGGGCACCTTGCGCGCGAGCTGCTCTGGCTGCGGCGGGAGCGGGCGGCGGATGAGCCGGGCTCGCAAGAACTATCGGATGGTCACCTGCCAGGAGTGCCGCGGCAACGGCACGAAGAAGTGCGTCCGCTGCTCGAAGGGGTGGGTGGGGTGCTCCACGTGTGGGGGCTCGGGCCGCATGCGGCGGTGGTTGAAGGTGACGACCTCGGAGCACACGCAGGTGGGCGTCTGGCCCGAGGATGAGCGTCTCCGAGGGCACCCCGGCCTTCTGCGGGGCTCGCCGAAGGCGCTCCAGTGGCGGGGCGCGCGGACGCTGGAGACGCGGAAGCACGACGGGCCGCTGCCTGAATCCCAGCTCGGACCGGAGGCCGAGGCGGCGGGCTTCCCCGCCATGCGTGCCTCCCTGGAGCCACGACTGGAGCCGCTCCGGGCCCGCGTCCTCTCCCAGACGTTGGAGGTGTTCGAGGCCCCATCCGCAACTGTCCACTACGCGTTCGCGGGCAGGCCGGGCTTCATCAAGCTATTGGGCAGTGACTTCCGCGCCACGCCGGCCCGTGACAGTCGCCCCTTCATCCATCGAACCGGCTGGCTGCTGGGAGTGTTCTTCCTGGCCTACCTCGGCGCGGGCTTCCTCCTGAAGGCCTTCGCGGACCGGAATGAGTTCTACCGGCACCATTCGTCCAGGGGACTCGTGGAACTGGCCTCGCTGGGGCTGATTTCGGGCCTCTGTCTCATGACCGCGAGCTGGCTGCGGAGACGCCGCGCGGATGGTTCGAAGTTGGCGATGCGATGGCACGACAGGCTCGGCCCCGGCATCGCGGGGCTCTGCGCGCTCATCTTCCTGGGTTGCTTCGCCTTCGTGGGTCCTTCGGTCCGCGAGCTGACGCGGCTGACCGCGTCTGGCGCTCTCGAAGAGGCCGAGCTGCATGCGAGCGCATTGCATGCGGAAGGAGAGACCTCCGCCGAGTTCGTGGAGGCCCGGAACGCCTTCATCAAGGCGCGCATCCAGGGCATGAAGAATCGCGAGGCGGTCGACTTCCTCACCTTCTTCGTGAACATGAAGGACGGCGCCCAGCCGCTGGAGGCCGAGCGCCAACGCCTGCGTGAGGCGTGGGTCCTCTCAGCGCTCTCGCAGGGGAATGAAGACGACGTCGAGCGGGAGCTGACGGTGCTCGCGAGCGAGGGGGCTCCAGAATCCACCGTGAAGGAGCTGCGCGCACGGCTGGAGAATCAGCGACTCCAGCAGGGCAAGGCCTTGCTGGAGAAGGGCGAGGCGGAGGAGGCGCTTCGCGCGCTCCAGCGCATCCGTGAGCCCGGGCTCGCGTCGGAGCCTCCCGGCCCGTTGGTGTCGCACGCCTACCTGCTTCGGGCCCGGGGCTGTCCGGAGCAACAGCTCCAGTGCAGGGCCCAGGCGCTCAAGCTCGCCGTGGAGGCGGACCCGGGCGAGGCGGCCCGGGTGGAGCTCGCGAGCTTTCGTTCCGGGGAAGCCGCCCGGCTGAAGCAGGTGGCTCACGCGGACGGAAGCCTGGGCTCCTCGCTGCGAGCACTCCACGACGCCGAGGCGGAGGCGGGTGTCCTGCTCTCCACGCTCGAAGGAGACGCCGAGCTCACAGAGGCGCGGAACGAGCTCCTCCAGCGACGCGAGGCGCTGCTGCGCAACCGCACGTCCCTGGGCGAGCCGGTCGAGGTGGCCCAGGAGCTGCTGGGGCCCTCGGGATTGGAGGAGAAGCACTCTGGAGTCTTCGCCATGCGCGAGGTGCCTGCTGGCACGCTGGTGCACCTGTTCGTGAGCCAGGGGGTGACGCGAGGAATCCATGTCACCGCCGTGGAGCACGGGCGCGAAGCCCTGTCCGCGGAGGCACTGCAACAGGTGGCTCGAAGGCTCACGGGACAGGTGTTCGCAGCGAAGGACCTGACACGCACGGGGACGGGAGTGGCCCATGTCCCGGTGCGCCTGGGGCCGCACTCCGCATTGCTGGGCTGGCACGGGGGCGCGCTCGTCGAGGCCCTCATCGGAAAGGTGGAGCCATGA